A single Augochlora pura isolate Apur16 chromosome 2, APUR_v2.2.1, whole genome shotgun sequence DNA region contains:
- the Jra gene encoding jun-related antigen produces MVRSLTMEQTFYEDTSVYGVVNRENNMGQLKRNLTLDLNLCQRQGPQAKKPRLGPLPSALNNMTPILSSPDLNMLKLGSPELEKLIIAQQDNLVTNLPTPTQILFPKVVTEAQEQYVRGFEVALNELHHSDSSQEPGSIYGATYTTLEPPSSVQSTESSVSQSLVQIKDEPQTVPSVSSSPPMSPIDMENQERIKLERKRQRNRVAASKCRRRKLERISRLEDKVKLLKGENSELSAVVHRLKDHVCRLKEQVLAHVQSGCQIMAVPGQF; encoded by the coding sequence ATGGTGCGGAGTTTGACGATGGAGCAGACGTTCTACGAGGACACGAGCGTTTACGGCGTCGTGAATCGCGAGAACAACATGGGCCAGTTGAAGCGTAATCTTACGTTGGACCTGAACCTGTGCCAGCGACAGGGGCCACAGGCGAAGAAACCACGGTTAGGACCCCTGCCATCGGCGCTGAACAACATGACGCCGATTCTCAGCTCACCGGATCTAAACATGCTGAAGTTGGGCTCCCCGGAGCTGGAGAAGCTGATCATTGCCCAGCAGGACAACTTGGTGACGAACTTGCCGACGCCTACGCAGATCCTGTTCCCGAAGGTGGTCACGGAGGCGCAGGAACAGTACGTCCGCGGTTTCGAAGTGGCATTGAACGAGCTTCACCATTCGGACAGCTCCCAGGAGCCGGGCAGCATCTATGGGGCAACCTACACCACGCTCGAACCACCGAGCAGCGTGCAGAGCACCGAATCGTCCGTCAGCCAGAGTCTGGTGCAGATCAAGGACGAGCCGCAGACGGTGCCGAGCGTGTCGAGTTCGCCGCCGATGTCGCCGATCGATATGGAGAACCAGGAGAGGATAAAGCTCGAGAGGAAGCGTCAGAGAAACCGCGTGGCCGCGTCCAAGTGTCGCAGGCGCAAACTCGAGCGCATCTCCAGGCTGGAGGACAAGGTCAAGCTGCTCAAGGGGGAGAACAGCGAGCTGAGCGCCGTGGTTCACAGGTTGAAGGACCACGTGTGTCGGCTGAAGGAGCAGGTGTTGGCGCACGTGCAGTCCGGCTGCCAGATTATGGCCGTGCCCGGTCAGTTCTGA